Proteins encoded together in one Gallus gallus isolate bGalGal1 chromosome 18, bGalGal1.mat.broiler.GRCg7b, whole genome shotgun sequence window:
- the ARHGDIA gene encoding rho GDP-dissociation inhibitor 1 isoform X1, whose translation MAEQEPTAEQLAQIAAENEEDEHSVNYKPPAQKSIQEIQELDKDDESLRKYKEALLGAVTVTADPNAPNVVVTKLTLVCTTAPGPLELDLTGDLESYKKQAFVLKEGVEYRIKISFRVNREIVSGLKYIQHTFRKGVKIDKTEYMVGSYGPRAEEYEFLTPMEEAPKGMLARGSYNIKSKFTDDDKTDHLSWEWNLTIKKEWKD comes from the exons atggcagagcaggagCCAACGGCAGAGCAGCTGGCCCAAATTGCAGCTGAGAATGAGGAGGATGAACACTCAGTCAACTATAAGCCACCTGCCCAGAAGAGCATCCAGGAGATCCAGGAGCTGGACAAGGATGATGAGAGCCTGCGCAAGTACAAGGAGGCACTGCTTGGTGCTGTCACCGTGACTGCAG ATCCCAATGCTCCAAATGTAGTGGTGACCAAACTGACATTGGTCTGTACTACTGCTCCTGGCCCTCTGGAGCTGGACCTGACAG GTGACCTGGAGAGCTATAAGAAGCAGGCGTTCGTGCTGAAGGAAGGTGTGGAATACCGGATAAAAATCTCCTTTAGG GTTAACAGGGAGATTGTGTCAGGGTTGAAGTATATTCAGCACACGTTCCGGAAAGGAGTGAAAA TTGACAAGACTGAATACATGGTTGGGAGCTATGGCCCCCGAGCAGAGGAATACGAGTTTCTGACCCCCATGGAAGAAGCTCCTAAGGGCATGCTGGCCCGGGGCAGCTACAACATCAAATCCAAATTCACAGATGATGATAAGACTGACCACCTGTCCTGGGAGTGGAACCTGACCATCAAGAAGGAATGGAAGGACTAG